Genomic DNA from Roseburia intestinalis L1-82:
CCAGAATAATCCTGCGGACTTTTTTTTCATCCTGTAAAAAATACCCGGTCATCTTCCGGTAAGTCTCCCGTGTCATGATGAGGCCTCACTTCCCACAACGGATAAAAATGCACCTATAAAAATACAAAAATCTGAAATATTAAATATAATCCCTCTCAGCCATTTCGGTCCAAAGTTAAATTTCACATAATCGACCACATATCCTTTTGTATAGCGGTCGAGCAGATTATTTAATCCACCGCCAACCAATAGAGATGCGCCTGTTTTACTAAGACGGTGTCCCGGCATACGGAGCAGGAAATAATATAAAATTCCGACAAAAAACATAATCACTGTATGAAGTGCGCGCATCACACGCGGCTTTTTAGCAAGAAAATTAAGTGCTGCTCCACGGTTATAATATTTTTCGATCAGAATCTTATTCCGACGTCCCGGATGCACCACGTACCTGGCATATTTCCTGTCCATGTGACGTTTGATCCAGAAATCAGAACCGAAAGCAATCCCTGCTATC
This window encodes:
- a CDS encoding signal peptidase II translates to MKKNMPYILIAGIAFGSDFWIKRHMDRKYARYVVHPGRRNKILIEKYYNRGAALNFLAKKPRVMRALHTVIMFFVGILYYFLLRMPGHRLSKTGASLLVGGGLNNLLDRYTKGYVVDYVKFNFGPKWLRGIIFNISDFCIFIGAFLSVVGSEASS